The Humulus lupulus chromosome 4, drHumLupu1.1, whole genome shotgun sequence genome has a window encoding:
- the LOC133832325 gene encoding uncharacterized protein LOC133832325 produces the protein MKISFGNITLKVNNFHVTKQPHDDDECYQTFLIDTFIPEEIQLQSNSDDLDELLSFSESSDFDESINEISYYKDSQNGRTKCWQSRFEELPSEREKSKPFVEEVPIVKLSQLPEGLKHVFLGDGDTFPVIISSKHDPSQEIKLLQNLKSTLGWMIADIKGIIPLICSHRINLEDGAIPRRDPQRRLNPSMKEVVKNEVLKLLDADIIYPVHDRKWVSPTQVVPKKSVVTVVENEQGALVPTRTVTGWRMCIDYRKLNSATRKDHFPLPFIDQILERVAGHPFYCFVDGYSATFQRCMMSIFSDMVEKCMEVFMDDLTVFGNSFDACLLNLEAVLTRCIEKGLVLNWEKCHFMVSSGIVLRHIISERGIEVDQSKIDLISNFPTPKTVKDSPDWNLPFEIMYDASNFVVGAVLGQRREGKPFVVYYASRALNSAQMNYSTTGKEMFPVVFALDNFKGVQNVVADHLSQLEFSDSANGPPIRDDFPDEQLLVVTKLPWYAHIANCLVTGELPSEWSSQDRLKFLVEVHNFYWDDPYLLKYCLDQIMQRCLLDDEVSSVLKFFHNDACGDFMGPFPSSSGYIYILLVVDYVSKWVEVVPCQTNDNETITKLLKENILSRFSTPRAIISDQGIHFRNKSFEALMRKYGVLHKVVNSYHPQTNGQAELANREIKQILEKTAYWAVKALNFDLSAAGINRKLQLSKIEELRNDAYDNSRICKEKNERQFQLSPHGYCHLPGVLFPYPFPYVCVLTLRSLSDFRLGW, from the exons atgaaaatatCTTTTGGGAATATCACTCTCAAGGTCAATAATTTTCATGTTACAAAGCAACCACATGATGATGATGAGTGTTATCAGACATTTCTGATTGACACGTTCATTCCTGAGGAGATTCAATTGCAAAGCAATTCTGAtgatcttgatgaactcctctcTTTTTCTGAAAGTTCGGATTTTGATGAGTCGATTAATGAAATTTCCTATTACAAAGACTCACAAAATGGAAGAACAAAGTGTTGGCAAtctcgctttgaagagctacctagTGAAAGGGaaaagtcaaaaccttttgttgAAGAGGTTCCCATTGTTAAGTTATCCCAATTACCTGAGGGTTTAAAACATGTCTTCTTGGGAGATGGTGATACCTTTCCTGTTATCATTTCATCCAAACATGATCCTTCACAAGAAATTAAGCTACTGCAAAATCTTAAATCTACATTAGGTTGGATGATCGCTGATATTAAAGGTATTAtccctttaatttgctcccatcgaatcaatctggaggacGGGGCAATCCCTCGAAGAGATCCTCAAAGAAGATTGAACCCCTCAATGAAAGAAGTTGTGAAAAATGAAGTGCTAAAACTTCTGGATGCAGACATCATTTATCCAGTGCATGATAGAAAATGGGTTAGTCCAACTCAAGTAGTGCCCAAAAAGTCGGTTGTAACTGTTGTTGAAAATGAGCAAGGGGCCCTTGTCCCCACAAGAACTGTGACGGgttggcgcatgtgcattgactatcgaaAGTTGAATTCTGCCACCCGCAAAGATCATTTCCCCCTTCCATTCATTGACCAAATCCTTGAACGTGTGgctggtcatcctttctattgctTTGTTGATGGCTATTCAG ccaccTTCCAAAGGTGCATGATGAGTATTTTCAGTGACATGGTTGAaaaatgtatggaagtattcatggatgatttaaCAGTCTTTGGAAACTCTTTTGACGCATGTCTTCTTAATTTAGAAGCTGTTTTGACACGATGTATTGAGAAAGGTCTTGTactcaattgggaaaaatgccatttcatggtatCTTCAGGCATAGTCTTGAGACACATTATCTCTGaaagaggaattgaggttgatcagtCTAAGATTGATCTCATTTCTAATTTTCCCACTCCAAAAACTGTCAAAGAT TCACCTGATTGGAATTTGCCTTTTGAAATCATGTATGATGCCAGCAATTTCGTTGTGGGAGCTGTTTTgggacaacgaagggaggggaaaccttTTGTTGTCTACTATGCCAGTCGAGCTCTTAATAGTGCCCAAATGAACTATTCTACTACTGGAAAAGAGATGTTTCCCGTTGTCTTTGCTCTTGACAATTTC aaaggtgttcAAAATGTTGTTGCGGATCACTTGTCCCAACTTGAATTCAGTGATTCCGCTAATGGTCCACCTATTCGtgatgatttccccgatgaacaaCTGCTTGTTGTTACTAAGTTACCGTGGTATGCACACATTGCTAACTgcttagtaacaggtgaacttCCTTCTGAGTGGAGTTCACAAGACAGACTCAAGTTTCTAGTTGAGGTGCACAATTTTTATTGGGATGATCCATACTTGTTAAAGTATTGCCTCGACCAGATCATGCAGAGATGCCTCCTTgatgatgaggtgtctagtgttcTGAAATTTTTTCataatgatgcttgtggtg attttatgggaccatttccatctTCTTCTGGTTACATTTACATTCTCCTTgttgtggattatgtttccaaatgggtcgaggtTGTACCCTGTCAAACCAACGATAATGAAACAATTACCAAGCTCTTGAAAGAGAATATTTTGTCAAGGTTCAGTACGCCTCGTGCCATCATTAGTGATCAAGGCATTCATTTTCGCAATAAGTCTTTTGAGGCTCTCATGCGCAAATATGGTGTACTTCATAAGGTTGTTAATTCCTATCATCCACAAACCAATGGGCAAGCagagttagccaatagggagataaaacaaaTTCTTGAAAAAACG GCATATTGGGCTGTCAAAGCCCTTAATTTTGATCTTAGTGCTGCAGGCATTAATCGTAAACTCCAGCTGTCAAAAATTGAGGAGTTGCGCaatgatgcatatgacaattccaggatATGCAAGGAAAAAAATGAAAG GCAGTTTCAACTATCGCCCCATGGATATTGTCATCtaccaggtgttctctttccttaTCCTTTTCCTTATGTATGTGTTTTGACATTGAGGTCACTGTCTGATTTTCGGTTGGGGTGGTGA